The sequence ACAAAACTAGTAAAGAACTATTAAATCTTCTTGCAAAACATGCAGAAGAAATAAGAGTCTTAACTTACCCCTGTCCCGAATACAAACTTATAGGATGGCCAAGACCTCCAATGAGCAAAGAAGTTTTCGAAAAACTTGGAATGTCCGAAACTGCTAAAACCATTGTGGATTTTATTGAAAGAGTTCTAACGGAAGAAAAACCTGAGAAGGTAATTTTTGTTGGTGTCAAAGGTTCACCAACGTGTGGGGTATTCTATACGACTTCAAGCGATCCAGAAAAGTTCCCATATAGAATAATCGAAGAATTCTCTTATCTAAACAAAAAAGAACGGATAAAACTGTCAAAAGAACTCATGGAAGAGCAAAACTTCAAAGTAATACTAGGAGAAGGCGTGCTTTTCCAAATTCTTAAGAAGAGGTTTCCAGAGGCTATTTACCTAGAGTTTGATAAAGATAACATTGAAGAAAGCTTAAAACAACTTGACAAACACTTTAAACACTAAAGAGAGGACTATTCTCGAGGTTTCTCGGCCACCACCATTATTTCAATGTCGTCCATATCTACCTTTCGCTTCCCCCATCTCCCAGCAGTTCCTCCCCAAATGGCTTTCACTTCAAATCCAACCATTTTAAACATCAAATAAAGCTCTGTTGGGACATAAACTCGTTCTCGTATTGGAATTTTCGTACCATCTGGTGCCTCGAGTTCTTCAAAGAATGTCATGGTGTTCGGGTCAAATACTCCACTAGCAATATCCTCATTTGTGGCTTTTTTAATTCTTGAAAGCGCGCTTAGAGCTGTTAGGATGAACTTACCTCCCGGTTTCAGTGATTTATATATATTCCTTAAGATGGCTAAGTCATGCTCTATTGGGTCGTCAGACAAACCAAGTAATGAAAAGGCGCCCTCACATAGACATATCGCAGCGTCAAACTCTTCATTACACTCAAACCTAGCTGCATCTGCTTTTATCAATTCAACTTCAACACCCTCTTTTTGGGCCCATTCTTTTGCTTTTTCAAGCATTTTCTGGGAAATATCGATCCCTGTGACACGATATCCTCTCTTTGCAAGCTCTATAGAATGTCTTCCAACACCACAGCCCACATCTAATATTTTTGCACCTTCTGGAAGTTTAAATTCTTCCAGTAAAAAATCAATTTCTTTTTTCGTGTGTTTGGTAAAGGGTTCTTGTAAATAATAGTCAGCTTCCCTATCAAAAAACTCTTCCCATTCGTGCTTTTTCATAGTAACCACATACAAAACTCGTTTTTTCAGTTAAAAACTTTTGGATTATCTAAAGGGGTAAAAACGAACTATACAAAATACCTACAAATACACCTTCAAGAATAAACTATAAGAAAATTCATAAAGAGGTATAAATAGGTGTGGAATATGAATACTTTAATTATTTACGTTTCAATCCACCACAGAAATACTGAAAAAGTCGCAAAAGTCATGGCAAAAACTCTTGAAGCAGAACTCACAAAACCATGGGGAATAACGCCAAAAGAACTTTTAAATTACGATCTTATAGGATTTGGTTCTGGAATATACTGGTGGAGACATCACTGGGCTCTTCTAAAGCTTGTGGACAATCTTACAAGAATGGAAGGAAAGAAGGCTTTTATCTTCTCAACAGCTGGAATGAACATCCCTTGGTACAACCACAGACAACTGAGAAGAAAGCTGAAAGAGAAAGGCTTTCAAATTGTTGGAGAGTTCTCGTGTAGGGGCTGGGACACCAATGGATGGCTTGCCAAAATAGGTGGAATAAATAAAGGGCATCCAAATGAGAGGGATTTAGAGAGAGCGAGGAGGTTTGCTGAGGAGGTAAAAGTAGGTTTAAAAGATTAAGAACCTATTTTTGCCTGCATCCACCAACAATCTTTACTATCAGGATCTCTGACCAAGGGATTATAATATCTTTAATTCCATCTCGAAGGATAAGGTATCTGTTGTCGAAGATATCTCTAGGTTTCCCATAAAACTGAGTTCCTTTTCTCAATGTTACTTCCAAATAAGGCAATCTCGCTAAGAGTCCTTTCTTTTTTGGTAAGAATTCAGAATCTCTATACCAGATCTCCAACATAGCGCGCTCTTTGAACCAAGGAAACCATATAGCCAAGATGAACAAAAACACAGCCCAAGGAAAAGATAACAACCTCATCGCAGTTAAGAAATCTTCTCTCATAAAGTATCCAATCGTTGCTACAAGATATGTTGCAATTAAACTCCCAAGATTCCATTCAAAAAAAGAGCCCAAGTTTCTTATTTTAACAGGAGAAAATTGTGTAAATGCCAGATATATGCTAAATACCGCTCCGAACCACCAAATAAGAAGAATAATATTTGAAATTTCAATTAGCTTCAACTCTGTTGTCCACCACATGAGACCAATTAATATAGTCGATACAATGGTTGGCTTCCAGAAAGATAGAGAACGGTATGGTGATTTTTGAAAACCTGCTCGTTTTCTAAATTCATTAGCAAGAGACTCATAAATTAAAGCAAATTCCCCATACTCCTTAAAAAGGGACTGAAATTCTCCATGTTTTACTCGTCTAGAAAATCGTTCTTTTAACATCTCAGTTATTTGGGTTTGTTCCAAGATGAAGGCAATGATGAGAAATAACAAACTCAACTTATCCCCATAAGCACTCAATAAGTCCAGTACACTCATAATATCCCCCTAATAAAGAAAATACAATAGAACTTAAAAATTTATTTTAACAACACTAAAATCGCGCCTACCACTACCAACACCGTCCCAATGAAGGGCCTAGGAGCCATTTGCTCTCCCAATAAAAGCCACACTGTCTATAGCAACAATCACTTTAACACTCCCTGTTTTTAGTGCAGGAAAATAGAAAAACTATGAACGGAGCTCTCGCAACTCTAGAGAGAATTATAAAGGGTATCTTTCTAAATATCGTAACTAGAGTGGCAAAAATTGCTGAAAGGAGAGCATAAAAATGTAGATAGGCATTTCAAGCTCAAGCTTCCCTTATCGCTCTCTCCACAACTTCTTTGGCCTTCTTCATGAGCCCCTCCGCTTTTTCCTTTGTATGAGCTTCTAGAGTTATGCGCATTATTGGCTCTGTTCCACTCGGCCTGAAGAGAATCCACCACTCGTCGTTCTCAATCCTTACTCCATCAATATCAATGAGTCTTTTGTATGAGAATCTCTTGAGCGCTTCTTTTTCTATGAGCTCCATAGCTTTTTTCTTCTTCTCGTTAGGGCAGGGTATCTTTGCCCTAAGCGTCACATATCTTGGAACTTCCTTCGCGAGCTCGCTCAAAGGCCCCCGCTTGTCAATCATCTCCAAAACCAACGCCCCAGCGAAGATTCCATCGGGGGTTAGGTTCCATTGAGGCATTATCCAAGTGCCGCTTGGCTCTCCTCCAAAGATGGCATTCTCTCTCATGATTCCCTCAGCAACAGCAACATCACCAACCTTAACTCTAACAACCTCTCCACCTAAAGGCTTAACATAGTCATCAAGAGCAAAGCCAGCATCTACAGTTGTTATTATTCTGCCCTTTCCGAACTTCCTAAGCATGTATGCACTTATAAGAGAGAGCATCACCTCGTACTCCACAAAGTTACCTTCGTCATCTACGACCCCAATTCTATCCGCATCCCCATCATGGGCTATACCGACGTCTGCCTTGAAAACTTTAACAGCCTTGGAAAGTCCCTCAAGACTTTTAGCATTCGGCTCAAGTTCCCTTATGAAATATCCACTTGGGTGAGAGTTAAGGGAGATAACCTTATTCCCAAGTTCTCTTTGGAGATAGGGAGAAATCAACGCCCCTGCCCCATTACCTGCATCAACAACAACCGTATACCCCTTTGAAAGGCTAACCATCTCAAGGGCTTTTTTTATGTATTCTCTTCCAGGGTTGGCTGTTGTTAAGTTCCCAATCTCATTCCAAGGGGCTTTCTTAAAGCTCTTCTCTTCAAGGATCTTCTCAAGCTCATTTTCCATATCTCTTGTATAGGCCATCCCATTTGGCTGCCATACTTTAATACCATTATATTGTGGAGGATTATGTGAAGCTGTAATCGTAACCCCAGCATCTGCTCCATAAAGCCGAATAGCAAAACCAGTCAATGGAGTGGGAGAGACCCCAATATCAATCACATCAATACCAGTACTCAACAACCCTGAAATCATAGCGTTTTTTAGCATTTCGCCGCTCGTCCTAGTATCCATTCCCACAACAACTTTCCCTTCCCCTAAATAAGTTCCTAAGGCCTTTCCAACATTTAAAGCAAGTTCTGGAGTTAGCTTTTCATTAACGACTTCCCTTATTCCACTTGTGCCAAAATATTTCCCCATGATACTCACCATGTGATTGCTAACACTAAAAAATACGAAGCAAAGTTAAAAGATTTTTCATTCCATCTTTTCTAGAATCTCCTAACATAGCTTTTCTTTTCAATGACCCTCCCCTTCTCAAGTCGATAAACATCAACTCTATCCATGCCCATAGTTTCCCGCTTATATGAGACAAGATAGTCTACGAGATCCTTAATATCATATTTGAAAAGGGAATCTTTGTAGTACCTCGGTTCATAGATAAGGATAAGCCTATCCCTACGAGCAGTTATGAAAGAGTAGTACTTTTTTCGCTCCATTTTTGATCTAGAAAGAAGGGAATAAATAAGATATCCATCAAACTCTACTCCCTCCTCTATATTCCCAATAAAAACATTTTCTGGGTAATTAACTTCAAAAGGTAGGTACTCCACAAGAAAAGTATACCCTCTAGAAAGCCAAGCATTAAGAAAAATTCTCGCAAGCTTCTTTGCGTCCCCAGTAACTAAAACTACACCACTCTCAAGATTTGCTATCTTTTTAAGCATGACCCTTCCCCCTTGTTATTAGAAGTAGTCTTTTTAAAAACATACAGAATTGCACACCCAAACCATAAAATATATATTCTATTGTTCTCACTCCCATACGATAACCCCCCATTATGGAGGTCGACCTAATGAAGAATAGAGGATTAGCAGTATTTTTGATAGGAGTTTTGCTGTTTAGCGTTGCCGTAAGTGGGTGTATTGGTGGAGGAGAGAAGACAGAGACAGAAACAACCACTCCCCAATACGCAGGGAAGATTGCAGTAGTTTATGATGTTGGTGGAAGAGGTGACTTAAGCTTCAACGATATGGCCTACCTAGGTGCATCCAAAGCAGCAAAAGAATTTAACCTCGAGCTTAAGGAAGTACAAAGCAATACAGAATCAGACTATTTACCAAACCTCAGAAGCCTCGCCCAAACAGGAGAGTACAATCTCATAATAGCTGTTGGTTTTATGATGACCGATGCAGTAACACAGGTTGCAGATGAATTCCCAGACCAGAAGTTCGCTATCGTTGACGGATTCATTCCAGACAAACCAAATGTCGTAAGCATTCTATTTAAGGAAAATGAGGGGTCAGCCTTAATAGGGGCCCTTGCTGCTTTAATAGCTGCAAACGATGGAAAAGATAAAGTCGGCGCCGTTCTTGGTATCGAAATCCCAGTACTTTACAAATTCGAGGGTGGTTATAGATTCGGAATTAAGTGGGCCGAGGATTACTACAAACAAAAGACTGGAAACGATGTAAAGATAGACCTTCTTTACACTTACACAGGTTCATTCACAGACCCTGCAAAGGGTAAGACCGCAGCTCAAGCCCAACTCGGACAAGGAGCTTGGGTAATTTACCAAATAGCCGGGGCTGTTGGACTTGGTGTCTTCGATGCTGTTGATGAATATCTCAAGAGCCAAGGAAAAGAAATGGGGCCACCATTCGCTGTTGGTGTTGATTCAGCACAAGACTGGATTAAACCAGGCGTTATAATCGCCTCAATGATGAAAAGAGTGGACGTCGGTGTCTACAAGGCTGTTGAAATGGCCATTAAAGGCAACTGGCAAGGTGGAATAATGGAGCTTGGGCTTAATGAGCAAGGTGTTGGAGTAAGCACCATCGATGCAGTCAAAGAGATGTTTAACTCACTACCAGAAGACACCAAGCAGCAAAAACTCAAAGAACTAGGACTCGCTAGTGAAGACGAGCTCTTTGCTAAACTTGAAGAGACAAGAAAACAAGTTCCAGACTGGATATGGCAAGCCGTTGCAGAGCTTGAAGAGAAGATTAAAAGTGGAGAAATAAAGGTTCCCATGGCAACCACCAAAGATCAAATCGAAGCCATAAGAAATGCCCAAACATGGCAAGAAATGGAAGACTTAGCAAAACAATGGGAAAGCAGCTGATCTTTCCTTTCCTATTTTTAACTTTTATAACCTTTTAGGAGGTGCATCTATGGAAGAAGTACCAATTATTGAAATGAAAGGGATTGTCAAGATATATCCAGACGGTACAAAAGCCCTTAAAGGTGTTGATTTTTCCGTAAGAAAAGGTGAGATTCACGGGTTATTAGGTGAGAATGGAGCTGGAAAAACGACTTTAATGAAGATACTCTCTGGAATGCTTCATCCAACAGAGGGTAAAATACTTGTGAACGGGAAAGAAGTGAGATTTAAAAGTCCTGCTGATGCTCTTGCAAATGGAATTGGTATGGTTCACCAGCATTTCACGCTGGTAGATGTTTTTGATGGACTCCACAATATTATCTTGGGAATGGAGGGTCACGGTCTCTTCTCTAAAATAGATGTTGAAAAAGCAAGGAAAAAACTGCAAAAGCTTATGGATGATTTAAACTTTCAAGTTTCCCTTGATGTTCCTGTAGAAACCCTCCCTGTTGGTGTCCAACAAAGAATTGAAATTTTAAAAACCCTCTATAGAGACGTAGATGTACTTATTTTAGATGAACCAACTGCAGTGCTTACTCCAATAGAAGTGAAAGAGCTTTTCGAAGTACTCAAAAAGCTAAAATCCCAAGGTAAAACGATCATCTTTATCAGCCACAAACTCAAAGAGGTCATGGAGATAACAGATAGAGTAACCGTTCTCAGAAAAGGAGAACTAATAGGAACTGTAAATACAAGTGAAACCTCTCCCAAAGAATTAGCCAAAATGATGGTAGGAAGAGAAGTGGTTCTTAAGATAGAGAAACCTCCAAAAGAAGCCGGTAAGCCAGTGCTACAAGTGCAAGATCTGTGGGTAAGAGGGGATAGAGGCCAAGATGCTGTAAAGGGTTTGACATTTGAAGTGAGAGCTGGGGAGATCTTTGGAATAGCAGGAGTCGAAGGGAACGGACAAACCGAACTCATAGAAGCCATAAGTGGATTAAGAAAAATTGTAAAAGGTAAGGTCATTCTTAATGGAAAAGACATCACCGGAAGACCACCAAAAGAGCTCTACGACCTTGGAGTGGCTCACATTCCAGAGGATAGGATCCACATGGGACTGGTAACCGAGATGAGTGTTGCTGAAAACTCGATCCTTGGACTTCACTGGAGAGACACATTTAGAGGCCCCGTGGGAATGCTAAGGTGGGATAAAGCTAAAGAACATGCAGCAAAACTTGTAGAGAACTTTGAGGTCTTGGTTCCAAGTATAGAGTCCCCAGCAAAGAGCTTGAGTGGAGGAAATCAACAAAAGCTTATCGTGGCAAGAGAAGTGAGCAAACAACCAGAGTTCATTATAGCCTCTCAGCCCACAAGGGGTGTTGATGTTGCTTCGACAGAGTACATAAGAAATTACTTGATAAAACTTAGGAATGAGAATAAGGCTGTTCTTTTGGTGTCTGCAGATTTGGATGAAGTTCTCCAGCTTAGTGATAGAATGGCAATAATGTATGAAGGAAAGTTCGTTGGGATCGTAAAGCCTGAAGAGGTTACTGAAGAACAAATAGGACTAATGATGGGAGGTATAAAACATGAAAGCTAACATTAAAGGGTTCTTTAAGCCTCTTGTAGAAAGTCTAATAGCTATCATAATAGGAATGTTAATAGGTGCCATTATACTAGCATTCTCTGGATACAGTCCGACTGAAGCATATGTAGCCCTCTTTGATGGTGCATTAGGCTCCAAATATGGATGGGCCATGACCCTGAGTGCTGCAACACCAATAATTTTAACCGCACTAACCTTTGGACTTGGCGCAAGGACAGGTCTATTCAACATAGGTGCCGAAGGAACAGTGTATTTTGGAGCTATAGCTGCAATTATCTTCACTAATATTCTGGGAAATGTTTTAATAGGTCTTCTTGGTGGAATAATTGCGGGACTTGTGTGGATGTCCATTCCTGCCTTTTTAAAGGTCTTTAGAGGAGTTAACGAGGTTGTTTCTACAATCATGTTAAATTGGATGGCGTATTTCATTGCCTTATATATAGTCCTTCAGAAGATACCCAATCCAGATGACCCAAACAAAACCATAGCCGTCCCTGTAAGTGCGAGATTTCCAATAGTAATAAGAGGAACAGAGTTATCATGGGCCTTTGTCATTTCTGTGGCAGCAGCTCTCATAGCATATTACATTCTCTGGCATACCACATTAGGCTATGAACTAAGAGTTAGCGGATATAACGAAAGAGCAGCACGTTATGGGGGTATAAACCCCAAAAAAGCGGTGATATGGTCATTCTTACTAGGCGGAATTATGAGCGGTCTAGCTGGAGCTACTGAAGTCATGGGAAGACCACCAAGCTATGCAATAAGTCAGGGAATGGCAAACATTTATGGATATGGATTCGATGGAATTGGAGTTTCATTAGTGGGCAGAAACCATCCCATTGGAATAATATTCAGTGGAATATTCTTTGGTATGCTTAAAGCTGGAGCTACAGCTATGCAAATTGAAGCAGGAGTTCCCTTGGAGATGGTTAGAATGGTTCAGGGAATTATAGTCGTTACAGTTGCCATACCAGGACTTTTGGATCTATTGAAAAGGGTGGTGAGAAGATGATGGATGCAGTAATTTCAACCCTCATAGGAGCATTAACAGCAATGGTCCCCTTAGTGCTTACAAGTGTAGGAGCAGTGGTAAGCGAAAGAGCTGGTGTAGTAAATATCGGATATGAGGGAATACTGCTCATGAGCGCATTTTTTGGAGCTATTTTTGCCGAAATTACTGGGAATCCATGGATAGGACTCTTAGGAGGTGCATTTGTAGGTACACTCCTGGGAATGCTTCATGGATTTATAACAGTATATCTAAAAGGAGATCACGTTATACCAGGGATAGGTGTCAATCTGCTCGCATTAGGTATAGTAGCCTTTGGAATTCCTGCATATTGGGGAACAGCAGGTCAGCACCAAGTGCCTTCAAACTTTAGAATAGAACCCCTAATAAAAACTGCCTACGGAAGTTTAAGTCCAATGGTCATCATAACAATAGTAATTACTGTGCTGACCCATTGGGTGCTCTTTAGAACCCCATTAGGACTTAGAATACGATCTGTAGGTGAGAATCCAGAAGCAGCTGATGCGCTAGGTATTAACGTCGAACGTTATAGGTTTTTAGCCACAGTTTACGGAGCAACTCTTGCAGGCCTTGGAGGAGCTTTTATGAGTGTTGATTGGCTTGGTACAGTTACAAAACAGCTTTCCGCCGGAAGAGGTTTTATAGCATTAGCAAACATGGTATTCAGTGGATGGAATCCATTAAGGGCCCTTCTAGGAGGATTCATCTTTGGATTCTTTGACAACCTCTCAGTATGGGTCAGGACCACTCCAGCAGTCCAGAAAGTTATTCCGTGGCAATTCGTGGCAACACTCCCCTATCTGGTAACTCTGATCATAGTTGCAGGAATAATAGGAAAAGTAAGAGTTCCCAAGTGGGATGGAAAGCCTTACAAGAGAGAGTGATCTCTTTTTATTTCTTTATTATTACGCCTATAGCTGTCCCCAATGTTATACCCACTATAAGCGAAAGAAGGATATAAGTGGTGTTCAAGCTTACAGACTGAGGAACTTCTTTATATGGAGGCTCCTTAAAGGCTAGGAGAATGTTAGCAGAATTTTGGGCAAGTACTTCCGAATATTTCTTACCTACCCATGTCGTAGACACTTCAACTACTGGCACTCCGCTTCTTCGTGAAAGCTCAAAAGCAGCATCTTTTAAAGAGTTAGGAGAATCCTCAGAGTATATTATCACATCAATAGTTTTTGCTATTTCTAAAAGCTCATCCACACTCCTAGCCGGAACTTCCTCTTCAGGTTTTATTGAACTTACAACTTCCATCCCCATCCATTCCACTGCATACTGTTGAGAAGGAAGTTCAACTATTGCTCTTTTTCCCGTTATGTTGTGAGCTTGATAAGAAAGAATTATGCCCTCTATCTTAGCTCTAAATAGAGAGTACTGGGTCTCAAAATAACTCTCATGAGGATAAAAAGCAGACAAAACATCTTTAACCGCATCAGCAATTGCAAGAGCATTGTATGGGTCAAGCCACACTCCATGAGGGTTATTTTTGTTATAGTACCACCTCTCAGGAAGATAATGAAAACCATGCTTTTGATAATCTTCTATGCCCAAAACTTCTCCCTTCAAGATTCCTTCTTTCTCAATCTCCTCTATTTTTTCTTCAGCTGGCAAGTGGCCAATCGTGAGTATAACATCAGCCCTCTGAATTTTTTCAATTTGTTCCGGGGTAAGTTGGTACTGGTGTGGATCAACCCCTGGAGGGACAAGATATTCTACTTGGACACTTTCTCCAAAGGCTTCTTTAATTATTTCTGCTATCGGAGCTATGCTTGTGATTACTAGTGGTTTTTCTTGGGCTATGACAGGGGAAGAGAGTGAAAGCATGAATATCAAAAGTATTATTATCTTTCTCATTTTAGGCCACCCTAATAATGTTGGGTTCAGATGTTTTAAAGTTTTGCAGGATTTAAGGTTAAATATTCCAAAGTACAGAATATTTATGATGCCTATGAAACGGGAATTAATGGCAATTTTACTACTCCTAATACTCCTTCCAAGTGCTAATGCATACCAGTTTGAGCAAAATAATGTTCTAATAAAGATAAATCCAAATGAAGAGTTGCTCTCTATAACTTATTATCTCGCATTTGGTCATGACGAATTTGTGATCAATAGAAGAGCGTACATTAATGATGTGGAAATGTGGTTTGGAAAATACAAAGACCACGAAGCTGTGAAGATGCTCAAAGATTATTTCAAAGATGCAACGACTATTCCAGAAAGAGACTATAAACTATTCGTTCTCGATGCTTATCTTTTGCAGTTTTCAGAACCTCCTGAAATGAGAAGGATTTATACCGATTGGCAAGACCTAGAGCTCGATAAGATAGTCAATGTTTTAAGGAACTTCTCCCGAGACACAAACTTCATGGAGTTTTTTAAAGCACATGAGAACTATTACAGCAAGGATTTACAACTTTATAGCTCTGCTATAATGTTTCTCCCCCCAGATAAGTTCATGAAGCCCTACATGAATCTAGCAAACATACGTTTTGAATTCCACTTTCCATATCTAGTCTGCATTCACGGACACAGCTTTAGAGAGGAGGTTAATGAAACAAAGATATATGGTTCTGGTGGGATACCTCCGTTGGTTAGAAGAAATCCGCCAAAGACTTACTGGGGATTTCTTAGAGCAAAAGACACAATATTTGGCCTTCCATTGAACAGTGTTTATCTAAACAATAGTGAATTCGATAAATTGTGGGTTTTAGAGTTTATTTATCATGAACTTGGGCACGATATTACTACAGAAAAACTTGATGAATACTATGGCTACAAAGTTAAGCCTCTTCAGTATTTAGAGAGCATAATAGAAGAAGATATGCCATACCTAGCCATCTACGACATTCATTTTTGGGGAAATACAGGAATGATATACGAAAGCTTCGCCGACGCATGGGCATACTTTGCTTTAAGCAAAATAAATAAAGATTATGCAGAGCTTTCTCTCCAAATGGAAAAAGCGTGGGGTGAGTTCTGGATCGAAGAAATAATATCCCTCTATGAAAAGTATTCAAAGATTGCCATTGAGGAAAATAAGCCTCTTGATGAGTACATTTTAAACATACTAACTGAACTGAGTGAAAAAGTTCCGAAAGAGAGAGTTAAGGAGATCTATGAGAAAGAAGTTCCAGTAACACCTCTAAGAGCACTAGATGATGTAGTTAGAGAAGGAGAAGTTTTGATAGTCTACGGTACCCAAAATCCAGATAAAAATGGAGTGGAGTACGACAAGGAGACTGCAGAGATAATAAGAAACTACCTCCAGACTTTCTATTCTCAATGGCCTGGAGAAATAAAAATTGAAATAAAGGCCGATATAAACCTTACCCAAGAAGACCTTAAGAAAGATATAATTCTGGTAGGAGGCCCTTTAAGCAATAAAATTGTAGATCAGCTTGATGAAGAATTTCCCCTAAGATTTGTATTCTCAAACGGAAGTTGGATTTTGGTGAAAAATTCAGAATTTGAAAATGTAAGGACATTTTTGATAACAAATCAGAGTATAAAAGAAGTCAAATTCATCCAGAAGCGTTATTATTCGCCAGTTTCCCTTATCATGAGCATAAGGAATCCCTATAGAGAGGACAACTATATAGTGTGGATTGCAGGAGTAGATAGGTATAGAACAAGGAAATATAAAAATCCAACATACTATCTAGTAAGCTATCAAATATACGATGGAGCGAATATAGAGGAAGGATTCTATGTTCATTCATGACCGTTGCTTTTTCCATTCTTTATGTAGGGCTTTCCAATTGCTATGCTGAACCCTTTAAATGAGTCATCTTTGCGATGGAATTCTATGGCCAAGGGTAGATTGTTATCCTCGTTTATCACTATCCTCACGATTCTAGCCCTAGAGTGTCCATTTAAGTACTCCTCTTTTAGCTGCTCATAGTTTTCCAATGCCTCGTTGATGACTTCTTCGTGCATGTCATAAATCTCTCTGGAATAGTTGCTGTGCTCCTTTATTGATTTTATCATATCCTCTTTATCCAAAGGTATCACAACCTTAGGCTTTGCGCCAAGATTGCCCATCTGATTTAAATATCTTTCTCATCTGGGCAAATCTTAAGGCTTCCTCAAGCTTTTCTTTCGGAACCTCCATACCGTGTAATTCTTTAAACAACTCAACTATTTCATCCAGAGTGAGAGTTTCCTTCTCCTCAAAGAGGTTATTTACAAGGTTTATCATATCCTCAACAAAATTCCATGGGAACACTATCCACGCCCAATCAATTTCTTCTCCAAAATAATCTGGCTGAAACTTCGAGGTTTTGATTGTCAAGAGCGTTGCAACTTTGATTTCAGCTGGGTTTTTGCTCTCAACATAGTTCTTTGCAAGAGTCAGGCTTTCTCCTGTGTCAGCTATATCATCAACTATCAAAACTTTTTTACCTTCAAAGTCATACTGGGTCCCATATTTCAGTCTCGCTTTTCCATCTGGAGTTGCCGTGACTCCCCAATGCTCTACCTTAATACTTACAAGGTCTTTAACCCCAATATAATCACAGTAGAGCCTTGCGGCAATCCAACCTCCCCTTGCAAGACCTACAACAACATCTGGTCTCCACTCTTTCTCGAGAATCTTTGTTGCACCTTCTTTAGCCCATCTTTCTATATCGTCCCAAGAAGCTAAGTATGCTGGAAACTTTTTCATGATTTCCCTTACTGACGTTAATAAGAAGGAGATATTTAAGCTTTTCCCACCGACCTCTTCTCGTCGTTCACGACGAGACTTTCAGCCACAAAGGAAGTTAAAATGCCCGATCTTTTTAAAAACTTGGCAACCATTGCCACTTAAACAACTAGGAAAAGAGTAGAATTTTAATATACTCTAAACTTTAATTTAAAAGTGGTGAATGGAATGCCAACCATAATTGTAGAAG comes from Thermococcus sp. EP1 and encodes:
- a CDS encoding ABC transporter permease, whose protein sequence is MKANIKGFFKPLVESLIAIIIGMLIGAIILAFSGYSPTEAYVALFDGALGSKYGWAMTLSAATPIILTALTFGLGARTGLFNIGAEGTVYFGAIAAIIFTNILGNVLIGLLGGIIAGLVWMSIPAFLKVFRGVNEVVSTIMLNWMAYFIALYIVLQKIPNPDDPNKTIAVPVSARFPIVIRGTELSWAFVISVAAALIAYYILWHTTLGYELRVSGYNERAARYGGINPKKAVIWSFLLGGIMSGLAGATEVMGRPPSYAISQGMANIYGYGFDGIGVSLVGRNHPIGIIFSGIFFGMLKAGATAMQIEAGVPLEMVRMVQGIIVVTVAIPGLLDLLKRVVRR
- a CDS encoding ABC transporter permease, whose product is MMDAVISTLIGALTAMVPLVLTSVGAVVSERAGVVNIGYEGILLMSAFFGAIFAEITGNPWIGLLGGAFVGTLLGMLHGFITVYLKGDHVIPGIGVNLLALGIVAFGIPAYWGTAGQHQVPSNFRIEPLIKTAYGSLSPMVIITIVITVLTHWVLFRTPLGLRIRSVGENPEAADALGINVERYRFLATVYGATLAGLGGAFMSVDWLGTVTKQLSAGRGFIALANMVFSGWNPLRALLGGFIFGFFDNLSVWVRTTPAVQKVIPWQFVATLPYLVTLIIVAGIIGKVRVPKWDGKPYKRE
- a CDS encoding metal ABC transporter solute-binding protein, Zn/Mn family, yielding MRKIIILLIFMLSLSSPVIAQEKPLVITSIAPIAEIIKEAFGESVQVEYLVPPGVDPHQYQLTPEQIEKIQRADVILTIGHLPAEEKIEEIEKEGILKGEVLGIEDYQKHGFHYLPERWYYNKNNPHGVWLDPYNALAIADAVKDVLSAFYPHESYFETQYSLFRAKIEGIILSYQAHNITGKRAIVELPSQQYAVEWMGMEVVSSIKPEEEVPARSVDELLEIAKTIDVIIYSEDSPNSLKDAAFELSRRSGVPVVEVSTTWVGKKYSEVLAQNSANILLAFKEPPYKEVPQSVSLNTTYILLSLIVGITLGTAIGVIIKK
- a CDS encoding DUF4932 domain-containing protein — its product is MKRELMAILLLLILLPSANAYQFEQNNVLIKINPNEELLSITYYLAFGHDEFVINRRAYINDVEMWFGKYKDHEAVKMLKDYFKDATTIPERDYKLFVLDAYLLQFSEPPEMRRIYTDWQDLELDKIVNVLRNFSRDTNFMEFFKAHENYYSKDLQLYSSAIMFLPPDKFMKPYMNLANIRFEFHFPYLVCIHGHSFREEVNETKIYGSGGIPPLVRRNPPKTYWGFLRAKDTIFGLPLNSVYLNNSEFDKLWVLEFIYHELGHDITTEKLDEYYGYKVKPLQYLESIIEEDMPYLAIYDIHFWGNTGMIYESFADAWAYFALSKINKDYAELSLQMEKAWGEFWIEEIISLYEKYSKIAIEENKPLDEYILNILTELSEKVPKERVKEIYEKEVPVTPLRALDDVVREGEVLIVYGTQNPDKNGVEYDKETAEIIRNYLQTFYSQWPGEIKIEIKADINLTQEDLKKDIILVGGPLSNKIVDQLDEEFPLRFVFSNGSWILVKNSEFENVRTFLITNQSIKEVKFIQKRYYSPVSLIMSIRNPYREDNYIVWIAGVDRYRTRKYKNPTYYLVSYQIYDGANIEEGFYVHS
- a CDS encoding phosphoribosyltransferase, whose amino-acid sequence is MKKFPAYLASWDDIERWAKEGATKILEKEWRPDVVVGLARGGWIAARLYCDYIGVKDLVSIKVEHWGVTATPDGKARLKYGTQYDFEGKKVLIVDDIADTGESLTLAKNYVESKNPAEIKVATLLTIKTSKFQPDYFGEEIDWAWIVFPWNFVEDMINLVNNLFEEKETLTLDEIVELFKELHGMEVPKEKLEEALRFAQMRKIFKSDGQSWRKA